In one Nicotiana tomentosiformis chromosome 6, ASM39032v3, whole genome shotgun sequence genomic region, the following are encoded:
- the LOC104117112 gene encoding leucine-rich repeat extensin-like protein 4 — MASFSNPITTTTTFIILILSLTSLFNNLTAKNGHKTGLHHNRRGHSSSIKALANPRLHQAYIALQAWKRVIYSDPNNLTTNWIGPSVCNYTGVYCSKLPNDTKLQVVAGIDLNHADIAGFLPDELGLLNDLALLHLNSNRFCGILPLTLSNLTLLYELDLSNNRFVGPFPSVVLSLPSLKYLDLRYNEFEGPLPSQLFSKNLDAIFFNNNRLTSVIPSNLGSSSASVIVFANNFFGGQLPPSIANFANTLEELLLINTSLTGCLPPEVGFLYKLRVFDVSYNKLVGPIPYTIAGLAHLEMLNLAHNMMSGIVQEGICVLPNLSNFTFSYNYFCEEQGICSNLTSKGIVSDDRRNCLPDKPLQRSKKDCEDVNEHPIECF; from the coding sequence ATGGCTTCATTTTCCAATCCCattaccaccaccaccacctttATTATCTTGATACTAAGTCTTACATCCTTGTTCAACAACTTAACAGCCAAAAATGGTCACAAAACCGGCCTGCACCATAATCGTCGTGGCCATTCTTCCTCCATTAAGGCTCTAGCAAATCCAAGGCTCCATCAAGCCTACATTGCTCTACAAGCTTGGAAGCGCGTGATTTACTCTGATCCTAACAATTTAACTACCAATTGGATAGGTCCTTCAGTCTGCAATTACACAGGAGTTTACTGCTCAAAACTCCCTAATGACACAAAACTCCAAGTTGTTGCTGGCATTGATTTAAACCATGCTGACATAGCCGGTTTCCTGCCTGATGAACTTGGCCTTCTCAATGACTTAGCATTGCTTCACCTAAACAGTAATCGTTTTTGTGGAATCCTCCCGCTCACTCTATCCAATCTAACTCTCTTATATGAGCTTGATCTTAGTAACAACAGGTTTGTAGGTCCTTTCCCTTCTGTTGTCCTGTCTCTTCCTTCGTTAAAGTATCTTGATCTTCGTTACAATGAATTCGAAGGGCCATTGCCTTCTCAACTCTTTAGCAAGAATcttgatgccattttctttaacAACAATCGCCTCACGTCTGTAATCCCATCAAATTTAGGCTCAAGTTCAGCTTCTGTTATTGTTTTCGCTAATAACTTCTTTGGAGGTCAACTTCCACCTAGCATAGCCAACTTTGCAAACACATTAGAAGAATTACTCCTAATTAATACTAGTTTAACAGGGTGTTTGCCTCCTGAAGTTGGATTCTTGTACAAGTTAAGAGTGTTTGATGTGAGCTATAACAAGTTAGTAGGGCCAATTCCTTATACTATAGCAGGGTTGGCTCATTTGGAGATGCTAAATTTAGCACATAATATGATGAGTGGAATTGTGCAAGAAGGAATATGTGTTTTGCCTAATCTGTCAAACTTCACATTCTCTTATAACTATTTCTGTGAGGAGCAAGGCATTTGTAGCAACTTGACATCAAAGGGCATTGTGTCCGATGATCGTCGGAACTGTCTGCCAGATAAGCCTCTTCAAAGAAGCAAGAAGGATTGTGAAGATGTGAATGAGCATCCAATTGAGTGTTTTTAA